From the genome of Chthoniobacterales bacterium, one region includes:
- a CDS encoding DUF971 domain-containing protein translates to MTLELKDAQLIGDEFAIRWNDGVESYLPLERFRRACPCASCGGEPDVLGNISRPDVAYTPSSFELLGWQMIGGYALQPKWADGHSTGLYSFQYLRRLTV, encoded by the coding sequence ATGACGCTTGAGTTGAAAGATGCGCAACTGATCGGCGACGAGTTTGCCATCAGATGGAACGATGGGGTGGAATCGTATTTGCCGCTCGAGCGTTTCCGGCGCGCCTGCCCATGCGCCAGTTGCGGCGGCGAGCCCGATGTTCTTGGAAATATCTCGCGGCCCGATGTGGCATACACGCCTTCGAGTTTCGAGTTGCTCGGCTGGCAGATGATCGGCGGATACGCCCTTCAACCAAAATGGGCCGATGGCCATAGTACCGGACTGTATTCGTTTCAATATCTCCGGCGGCTAACCGTCTGA
- a CDS encoding DUF4394 domain-containing protein, which yields MKKIIFLSTFLGLVLIATSNAETVVALTSGNRLLFFDSATPGTVTKTIAVSSVGGENLVGMDFRPATGELSLIGTSGRLYALNLTTGATFTPPATPIPLSGTRFGFDFIPTVDLIRVTSDSEQDIRLNPNNGSLTATDTPLAYAAGDAHAGANPNVVGSAYTNNFAGAVTTILYNIDSALDILVYQDPANTGQLHTVGSLGVGTTDQVGFDISQGTGTAYASLTVGTTTGLYTINLASGAATLVGIIGNATSLAGETVVDIAVPTATRLLNISTRGKVGTGDDVLIGGFISRGGGRVVVRAIGPSLAAFGVPSPLGDPVLTLKDASGTTLATNDDWQSTQEADITATGLAPLVSLESAILTSLPAGSYSAIVSGKGSATGLALIEVYQLP from the coding sequence ATGAAAAAAATCATTTTCCTTTCGACCTTTCTTGGCCTGGTCCTAATCGCAACCAGTAATGCCGAAACCGTTGTTGCGCTTACTTCCGGAAACCGCCTTTTGTTTTTCGATAGTGCGACCCCGGGGACGGTGACGAAGACCATCGCCGTTTCCTCCGTCGGCGGGGAAAATCTGGTCGGAATGGACTTTCGGCCCGCAACGGGAGAGCTCTCTCTCATCGGCACCAGCGGACGTCTCTACGCGCTCAATCTGACTACCGGCGCGACTTTCACCCCACCGGCCACTCCCATTCCCTTGAGCGGAACCCGCTTCGGGTTCGATTTCATTCCCACCGTGGATCTCATCCGAGTCACGAGTGATTCCGAGCAGGATATCCGGTTGAATCCGAACAATGGTTCGCTCACCGCCACGGATACGCCGCTCGCTTACGCTGCGGGTGATGCGCATGCCGGCGCGAATCCGAACGTCGTGGGTTCCGCCTACACGAACAACTTCGCCGGCGCGGTGACGACGATCCTTTACAACATTGATTCGGCGCTGGACATCCTCGTCTATCAGGATCCGGCGAACACGGGCCAACTCCACACCGTTGGAAGCCTCGGCGTCGGCACTACGGATCAGGTCGGCTTCGATATTTCGCAGGGAACCGGCACCGCTTACGCCTCTCTGACTGTCGGGACGACGACGGGACTTTACACGATCAATCTTGCTTCGGGTGCAGCGACGTTGGTCGGCATAATTGGCAACGCGACCAGTCTTGCCGGCGAAACCGTGGTGGACATTGCCGTGCCGACCGCCACGCGATTACTCAACATTTCGACGCGCGGAAAAGTTGGCACTGGCGATGACGTTCTTATTGGCGGCTTTATAAGTCGTGGCGGCGGCCGCGTGGTGGTGCGGGCGATCGGGCCGAGCCTCGCTGCTTTTGGTGTCCCCTCACCTCTTGGGGACCCGGTGCTGACATTGAAGGATGCCAGTGGCACCACCTTGGCGACGAACGACGACTGGCAATCGACCCAGGAGGCGGACATCACCGCGACGGGACTGGCGCCGCTGGTTAGCTTGGAATCGGCGATCCTGACGTCGTTGCCGGCCGGAAGTTACAGCGCCATCGTTTCTGGTAAGGGATCGGCAACCGGGCTGGCGCTAATCGAAGTTTATCAGTTGCCGTAG
- a CDS encoding DPP IV N-terminal domain-containing protein gives MRSSFLGWPLILIFTAASLPATEPESADLRYFRELVETRNYSLGQPVSPQLTPDGKAVVFLRGGARDPVLRLYEFTIADAKLREILAPEKLLQGAEEKLTTEERSRRERERQSLRGFTSFQLSKDGSKILVTLSSKLYVIARADSKVTELPGQNWIDPHFSPDGRKVAAVSAGELHVIDLETQADLALTSGASETLQHGTAEFVAQEEMDRHHGFWWSPDSQSIAFQETDNSAVESRFIADPLHPETPPAKNFYPRPGTPNAKVRLGIVAVSGGETRWVEWDREKYPYLARVVWEEAAAPLCVVIQNRAQQEELLLTVDAKTAATRELLRENDAAWLNLDHHPMPVWLKDGQQFLWTTERNGTWQVELHSADGTLVRAAIPATFQLDEFIDLNEADRSIVVTGGADSRERHLFRFSLNPNSEPQQLTPDAGRHTAVFGETKDQFLHRFDLTNGATGWEVSSSDGKKIATLPSVAERPSILPKFELCRTAGDRPMDAAIVRPRDFKSGNHYPVILDVYAGPGHKQVLAQPDRYMIDQWMADRGYIVVLLDGRGTPGHGREWERAIRGNLIAVALADQIAGLQALAKHEPAMDLKRVGVVGWSFGGYFSAMAVMQRPDIFRCAVVGAPVVTWENYDTHYTERYLGLPSENAEGYKKSSVLTYASNLSRPLLLIHGLTDDNVYAQHSIQLSQALFEAGKPFNFLPLLGTHMVSEPLLRLRRQTRIMEFFDAELKPKAK, from the coding sequence ATGCGAAGCTCTTTTCTTGGCTGGCCTCTCATACTCATCTTCACCGCGGCCAGCCTCCCGGCCACGGAACCGGAATCGGCGGACCTGCGCTATTTCCGGGAGCTGGTCGAAACCCGCAATTACTCGCTCGGCCAGCCGGTTTCGCCGCAATTGACGCCCGACGGCAAAGCGGTCGTTTTTCTTCGGGGAGGCGCCCGCGATCCGGTCTTGAGGCTTTATGAATTTACAATCGCGGACGCAAAGCTCCGCGAGATCCTGGCTCCGGAGAAATTGCTCCAGGGCGCGGAGGAAAAACTGACGACCGAGGAACGAAGCCGGCGCGAGCGGGAACGGCAAAGCCTGCGCGGGTTCACCAGCTTTCAACTGTCGAAAGACGGCAGCAAGATCCTCGTAACGCTCTCGAGCAAGCTTTACGTCATCGCGCGGGCCGACAGCAAGGTGACCGAATTACCGGGGCAAAACTGGATCGACCCGCACTTCTCTCCCGATGGACGCAAGGTCGCGGCGGTCTCCGCCGGGGAATTGCACGTGATTGACCTCGAAACGCAGGCGGACCTCGCTCTCACCTCCGGGGCGAGCGAAACCTTGCAGCACGGCACGGCGGAATTCGTCGCCCAGGAGGAGATGGACCGGCATCACGGCTTTTGGTGGTCGCCCGATTCTCAATCGATCGCCTTCCAGGAAACGGATAACAGCGCTGTCGAGAGCCGCTTCATTGCCGATCCTCTGCATCCGGAAACGCCGCCGGCGAAGAATTTCTATCCGCGTCCTGGAACGCCGAACGCGAAGGTCAGGCTGGGAATTGTCGCCGTTTCAGGCGGCGAAACCCGCTGGGTGGAATGGGATCGCGAAAAATATCCGTATCTGGCGCGCGTTGTTTGGGAAGAAGCGGCCGCCCCGCTGTGTGTCGTCATTCAGAATCGCGCGCAGCAGGAAGAACTTCTGTTGACCGTCGATGCAAAAACCGCCGCGACACGCGAACTATTGCGCGAGAACGATGCCGCCTGGCTGAATCTCGACCACCATCCGATGCCGGTCTGGCTGAAAGACGGTCAGCAGTTTCTGTGGACGACTGAGCGCAATGGCACGTGGCAGGTGGAGCTGCATTCCGCGGATGGCACGCTCGTTCGCGCGGCCATCCCGGCGACCTTCCAGCTCGATGAATTCATTGACCTCAACGAAGCGGACCGATCCATCGTTGTCACGGGCGGAGCGGATTCGCGCGAACGGCATCTGTTTCGTTTCTCGCTCAACCCAAACAGCGAGCCGCAACAGTTAACACCTGATGCGGGGCGTCACACCGCGGTCTTTGGCGAAACAAAGGATCAGTTTCTTCATCGCTTTGACCTGACGAATGGAGCCACCGGTTGGGAGGTTAGTTCGTCTGACGGGAAAAAAATTGCGACGCTTCCTTCGGTCGCCGAGCGGCCTTCCATATTACCCAAGTTCGAACTGTGCCGGACGGCGGGCGATCGGCCAATGGATGCCGCTATCGTCAGGCCGCGCGACTTCAAGAGCGGCAATCATTATCCGGTCATTCTCGACGTTTATGCGGGGCCGGGACACAAGCAGGTGCTGGCCCAGCCGGACCGTTACATGATCGATCAATGGATGGCGGATCGCGGTTACATCGTGGTCCTTCTCGACGGGCGCGGAACACCGGGACACGGCCGCGAGTGGGAACGGGCCATCCGGGGGAACCTGATCGCCGTAGCGCTGGCCGACCAGATCGCCGGATTGCAAGCGCTGGCGAAACACGAGCCGGCGATGGACTTGAAACGCGTCGGCGTGGTCGGCTGGTCGTTCGGCGGCTATTTTTCCGCGATGGCAGTGATGCAGCGGCCCGATATTTTCCGCTGCGCCGTCGTGGGTGCGCCCGTCGTTACCTGGGAAAACTACGACACGCATTACACCGAGCGTTATCTCGGCCTGCCGTCGGAAAACGCGGAGGGTTACAAGAAGAGCAGCGTGCTGACCTACGCCTCAAACCTGAGCCGGCCGCTCTTGCTCATTCACGGCCTCACCGACGACAACGTTTACGCTCAGCACTCGATCCAACTCTCGCAGGCGCTCTTCGAAGCGGGCAAGCCGTTCAATTTCCTCCCCCTTCTCGGCACTCACATGGTAAGCGAGCCGCTGCTCCGCCTTCGCCGCCAAACCCGAATCATGGAGTTTTTCGACGCGGAATTGAAACCGAAAGCAAAGTAA
- a CDS encoding pitrilysin family protein — protein sequence MNTRIISAAGLLFFATLRPALPIGGVDTPPAASAPHASTFAQPKETKLANGLRVVVVERPDLPLLAAEVLIRNGAELDPQDLAGTASMTGALLTKGTETMSAPEIASTIETLGGNIDSGAHWDAARATVVVMSDKAEPALRILADVVLHPTFKQEEIDRLKNQTLDGLRVALRQPGALAQFVTARVIFGSAPYGHSHIGTMESVPAIKREDIVKLYQSCYVPENAALIFSGNLTLEQGRKYAEEFFGEWKGGPPPQRDSALYDVSAWKPSNTVVDLSEAGQAAVVVARPSLKRSSPDYYPGLVANAALGTGFVSRLNREIRIKRGLSYGAHSSIEARREVGPFSAMAQTKNESAAEVAKLMQSELKRVHSEPVKGDELKSRQAVLTGGYARNLETNNGYVGKISVMIANDLPLDTLNKFIPAINAVTTEDVSAFATKYFDSPPSLIIVGKAPAFLEPLKKDFPEVRVIPTPELDLNRAELTKSK from the coding sequence ATGAACACACGCATTATTTCCGCTGCCGGACTCCTGTTTTTCGCAACCCTGCGGCCGGCGCTTCCGATTGGCGGCGTCGATACTCCGCCGGCGGCCTCAGCCCCGCACGCCTCGACTTTCGCGCAGCCGAAGGAAACAAAATTGGCGAACGGCTTGCGGGTGGTGGTAGTCGAGCGGCCGGATCTGCCTCTCCTCGCGGCGGAGGTGTTGATTCGGAACGGCGCGGAGCTCGACCCGCAGGATCTTGCCGGCACCGCCAGTATGACCGGCGCTCTCCTGACCAAGGGGACCGAAACCATGTCCGCACCCGAAATCGCGAGCACCATTGAAACGCTGGGCGGCAACATCGATTCCGGCGCGCACTGGGACGCCGCCCGCGCCACCGTCGTTGTCATGTCCGACAAAGCGGAACCGGCTTTGCGCATTCTGGCGGATGTCGTCCTTCATCCCACCTTCAAGCAGGAGGAGATCGATCGGTTGAAAAACCAGACGCTCGATGGTTTGCGCGTGGCTCTCCGGCAACCGGGCGCGCTCGCTCAATTCGTGACGGCTCGAGTCATTTTCGGTTCCGCTCCCTACGGGCATTCCCACATCGGCACGATGGAAAGCGTTCCGGCGATCAAGCGGGAAGATATCGTGAAGCTTTACCAATCCTGCTACGTCCCGGAAAACGCCGCCCTCATTTTTTCCGGCAACCTGACCCTGGAGCAGGGGAGGAAGTACGCCGAGGAGTTCTTTGGTGAATGGAAAGGCGGCCCGCCGCCCCAGCGCGACTCAGCGTTGTACGATGTCTCGGCCTGGAAACCGTCGAACACCGTTGTCGACTTGTCTGAGGCCGGCCAGGCCGCAGTCGTTGTGGCGCGCCCCTCTCTCAAGCGGAGCTCGCCGGACTATTATCCGGGCCTTGTTGCCAACGCCGCACTCGGCACTGGCTTCGTCTCGCGTCTCAACCGTGAGATCCGCATCAAACGCGGGCTCAGCTACGGCGCCCACAGCTCGATCGAGGCTCGCCGAGAAGTCGGGCCGTTCTCCGCCATGGCGCAGACGAAAAACGAATCCGCCGCGGAGGTGGCCAAGCTGATGCAGAGCGAATTGAAGCGCGTTCACTCCGAGCCGGTCAAGGGGGACGAGCTCAAATCAAGACAGGCGGTCCTGACTGGCGGATACGCCCGGAACCTGGAAACGAATAACGGTTACGTCGGAAAGATCTCGGTGATGATTGCCAACGATCTTCCGTTGGACACCCTGAACAAATTCATTCCCGCGATAAACGCCGTCACGACCGAAGACGTCAGCGCCTTCGCCACGAAATATTTCGACAGCCCGCCGAGCCTGATCATTGTGGGCAAAGCGCCCGCGTTCCTCGAGCCGTTGAAGAAGGATTTCCCGGAAGTGCGAGTGATTCCGACTCCCGAGCTCGATCTGAATCGCGCCGAGCTGACGAAGTCGAAATAA
- a CDS encoding pitrilysin family protein, whose translation MKRFLATAAVSLLFSSLCAADETILPPKARMVPPLNFQHFTLPNGLQVYTVEDHATPIVAVQVWYHVGSKDDPPGRSGFAHLFEHMMFKGNEHLTPDAFDNLTENIGGVNNAYTADDETVYHETVPSNYLNPILWAEAERMSALALNDKNFKSERDVVKEEYRQRVRANPYGEFYLDIEKKSFAVHPYKRPGIGNIAELDASKLPEVRAFHATFYRPDNATLIVVGDFKPEELDGWVKKYFGAVPKPSTKIPRVTVKEPPRKSDKRESTYSERAPLPAFAVTYLGPSVRSDDGPALSLIGEILSGGESSRMYQSMVYEQQVVQSVFCDTDLREDLGLIAFRLVLASGKTIADAEKSLNAEIEKVLKDGVTEAELDKAKNRFVTGKLLERETFNGKASALGQAVVVYEDPDRVNTELEKLQAVTAAEIKEVMNRYISGKKKVVLECLPESMKPGAASARPPGSSASPVGKNEKKS comes from the coding sequence GTGAAACGCTTTCTCGCTACCGCCGCTGTCAGCCTCCTCTTCTCGTCCCTTTGCGCAGCCGATGAAACGATCCTTCCCCCCAAAGCAAGGATGGTCCCACCGCTGAACTTCCAGCATTTCACACTCCCTAACGGCTTGCAGGTTTATACCGTCGAAGATCACGCCACGCCCATCGTAGCCGTCCAGGTCTGGTACCACGTCGGCTCGAAAGACGATCCGCCGGGGCGCAGCGGCTTTGCCCATCTTTTCGAGCACATGATGTTCAAGGGCAACGAGCATCTGACCCCGGATGCGTTCGACAATCTCACCGAGAATATTGGTGGCGTAAACAATGCCTACACCGCGGACGACGAGACCGTTTATCACGAGACCGTTCCGTCGAATTATCTCAATCCAATTCTCTGGGCGGAAGCGGAACGAATGTCCGCGCTCGCGCTCAACGACAAGAACTTCAAATCGGAACGCGACGTCGTGAAGGAAGAATACCGGCAACGCGTCCGGGCCAATCCCTACGGGGAATTCTATCTCGACATCGAAAAGAAATCTTTCGCTGTTCATCCCTACAAGCGTCCCGGCATTGGCAACATCGCGGAACTGGATGCGTCGAAGCTCCCGGAGGTCCGCGCCTTTCATGCCACTTTTTATCGCCCGGACAACGCGACCCTCATCGTCGTCGGCGATTTCAAACCGGAGGAGCTCGACGGCTGGGTGAAGAAATATTTCGGCGCGGTCCCGAAGCCATCGACGAAAATTCCGCGGGTCACGGTCAAGGAGCCGCCGCGGAAATCCGATAAGCGCGAAAGCACTTACAGCGAGCGCGCGCCGCTTCCGGCGTTCGCGGTGACTTATCTTGGCCCCTCTGTGCGCAGCGATGACGGCCCGGCCCTGTCCCTAATTGGAGAAATTCTTTCCGGCGGCGAATCCTCCCGGATGTATCAGTCGATGGTTTACGAACAGCAGGTCGTGCAAAGCGTTTTCTGCGACACGGATCTGCGGGAAGATCTCGGGCTGATTGCTTTCCGCCTGGTCCTGGCGAGCGGCAAAACCATTGCCGACGCGGAAAAGTCACTCAACGCCGAAATTGAAAAAGTCCTGAAGGATGGTGTTACCGAGGCCGAACTCGACAAGGCGAAGAACCGTTTTGTCACTGGAAAGTTGCTCGAGCGCGAGACCTTTAATGGCAAAGCCAGCGCGCTTGGCCAGGCCGTGGTTGTTTACGAAGACCCCGACCGCGTGAATACCGAGTTGGAAAAGCTCCAGGCCGTGACGGCTGCCGAGATCAAGGAAGTCATGAACCGCTACATCAGCGGCAAGAAAAAGGTCGTTCTCGAATGCTTGCCGGAATCGATGAAGCCCGGCGCTGCTTCCGCAAGACCCCCGGGTTCGTCAGCTTCCCCCGTGGGCAAGAACGAGAAAAAGTCCTGA
- a CDS encoding DUF4019 domain-containing protein, which produces MRRGLVLSLCLLFGSFQGCAHHSVAKVQTEKHAREKETRAAALEWLALVDAANYGPAYEMEPPRLRSATTQEQFVRSMEGRRAPFGRVLSRSFIGAAFTRKLTGSPDGNYESLLFRTAFEHKAVAAERVILSHESGAWRVVDYRVY; this is translated from the coding sequence ATGCGGCGCGGGCTTGTTCTCTCTCTCTGCCTTCTCTTTGGATCGTTCCAGGGCTGCGCCCATCACTCCGTGGCCAAGGTGCAGACGGAAAAACACGCCCGGGAGAAGGAGACGCGCGCCGCCGCCCTGGAATGGCTCGCCCTGGTCGACGCGGCGAATTATGGCCCGGCTTACGAAATGGAACCTCCGCGTCTTCGGTCCGCCACGACCCAGGAGCAATTTGTGCGTTCCATGGAAGGCCGGCGCGCTCCGTTTGGCCGGGTGCTCTCGCGTTCGTTCATCGGCGCGGCCTTCACGCGCAAGCTGACCGGCTCGCCGGACGGCAACTACGAGAGCCTTCTTTTTCGGACCGCGTTCGAACACAAGGCGGTCGCCGCCGAGCGGGTCATTCTCAGTCACGAATCCGGGGCCTGGCGGGTGGTGGATTACCGGGTTTACTGA
- a CDS encoding VanZ family protein: MRAFLKFWLPPLAWMIFIFLGSTDLLSAEHTSRFIGPFLRWLDPNISDTTIGSIQLIVRKCGHLLEYAILAALLYRALATHRDRPFVLAFILAATYAALDEFHQSFVASRTGSPWDVVVDCAGAFVGLLFCSLLRNRRNAARKASEAGLSKSKFEIRK, translated from the coding sequence GTGCGCGCATTCCTCAAGTTCTGGCTACCTCCGCTCGCCTGGATGATTTTCATTTTCCTGGGCTCCACCGATTTGCTCTCGGCGGAGCATACCTCGCGCTTTATCGGACCATTCCTTCGCTGGCTTGATCCCAATATCTCGGACACCACGATCGGCTCGATTCAGCTCATCGTTCGCAAATGCGGGCATCTCCTCGAATACGCGATCCTGGCAGCATTGCTGTATCGCGCCCTGGCAACCCATCGTGACCGCCCCTTCGTGCTCGCCTTCATCCTCGCCGCGACTTACGCCGCCCTCGATGAATTCCACCAATCATTCGTTGCCTCCCGGACCGGCTCACCCTGGGACGTAGTCGTTGATTGTGCCGGAGCGTTCGTAGGCCTCCTGTTCTGTTCTCTTCTCCGCAATCGCCGTAACGCAGCTCGCAAAGCGAGCGAGGCCGGGCTTTCCAAATCGAAATTCGAGATTCGAAAATAG
- a CDS encoding DUF4864 domain-containing protein: MTRTIKAALLFFFLSLCASAVVVTHRVRLHVPAPAPHELFSIVEQQLAAFRVADYRSAYRHAASGVQQKFTVPQFESMIRRDYGDITNAQHIEFGLVEVNGSVAVVQVYLHGANGSVRSFLYSLIAEGDSWKINGVQPVQSMPRGQRLTGLHI; this comes from the coding sequence ATGACGCGAACGATCAAAGCCGCGCTCTTGTTCTTCTTCCTTTCGCTTTGCGCGTCGGCGGTCGTAGTCACGCATCGGGTTCGCCTGCACGTTCCGGCGCCGGCTCCCCACGAGCTTTTTTCGATCGTCGAGCAGCAGCTGGCCGCGTTTCGGGTGGCTGATTACCGGAGCGCGTATCGCCACGCCGCCAGTGGAGTGCAACAGAAGTTCACCGTCCCGCAATTCGAATCGATGATCCGGCGGGATTACGGCGATATCACCAATGCGCAGCACATCGAATTTGGTCTCGTCGAGGTAAATGGGTCCGTGGCGGTGGTGCAGGTTTATCTGCACGGGGCCAACGGCTCGGTCCGCTCGTTTCTCTACAGCCTGATCGCGGAAGGCGATTCGTGGAAAATCAACGGCGTCCAGCCCGTTCAGTCCATGCCCCGCGGCCAACGGCTAACGGGATTGCACATCTAA
- a CDS encoding FAD-dependent oxidoreductase — translation MDKAGAIRDVIVLGGGPAGCAAAIQCAQRGLKVALLEAKAFPRHCPGETLHPGVEPVLRQLGLFERVLTANFPRHEGNWIEWGKQPLRFEPFGSDAEGPWRGFQAWRATFDALLLDRAREVGVEIHQPCATREIIREDGRVAGVMTSAGPLAAKWTLDAAGSRHWLARQLALRVKKFSPRLTARYGYARGRCPARDDAPLISADATGWTWTARIQPELYQWTRLDFARTARPAGWLPAELQGLVPEGPTRAADVTWRKVEPVVGPGFFLVGDAAATLDPASSHGVLKGLMSGMMAAHFVESAGGGGQPEARAMLAYQEWLTGWFDADVAKLRALYSLLSPARFEGA, via the coding sequence ATGGACAAAGCAGGCGCCATTCGAGATGTCATAGTGCTGGGCGGCGGCCCCGCCGGCTGCGCGGCTGCGATCCAGTGTGCCCAGCGCGGCTTGAAGGTCGCGCTGCTCGAAGCGAAAGCATTTCCGCGCCATTGCCCGGGCGAAACCCTGCATCCCGGCGTGGAACCGGTGCTCCGCCAGCTGGGTCTCTTCGAACGGGTGCTCACTGCAAATTTCCCGCGGCACGAAGGCAACTGGATCGAGTGGGGGAAGCAGCCGCTGCGCTTCGAACCGTTCGGGAGCGACGCAGAGGGACCGTGGCGCGGCTTTCAAGCCTGGCGCGCCACGTTCGACGCGCTGTTGCTCGATCGCGCGCGCGAGGTTGGGGTAGAGATTCATCAACCCTGCGCAACCCGCGAGATAATTCGTGAGGATGGGCGCGTCGCCGGCGTAATGACCTCCGCGGGCCCGCTCGCCGCGAAGTGGACCCTGGACGCCGCCGGAAGTCGCCACTGGCTTGCGCGCCAGCTCGCCCTGCGCGTGAAGAAGTTTTCGCCGCGGCTCACGGCGCGTTACGGTTACGCCCGGGGGCGTTGTCCGGCGCGCGATGACGCGCCGCTCATCTCCGCTGATGCGACTGGCTGGACCTGGACGGCGCGTATCCAGCCGGAACTTTATCAGTGGACCCGGCTCGATTTTGCGCGGACCGCGCGCCCAGCCGGTTGGCTTCCCGCTGAGTTGCAAGGCCTCGTGCCGGAAGGCCCAACGCGCGCGGCCGACGTCACCTGGCGGAAAGTCGAGCCCGTGGTCGGCCCTGGCTTTTTTCTAGTCGGTGATGCTGCCGCCACGCTCGATCCGGCCTCCTCGCACGGTGTCTTGAAAGGACTCATGTCCGGAATGATGGCGGCCCATTTTGTCGAGTCCGCAGGGGGCGGCGGACAGCCCGAGGCGCGTGCCATGCTTGCCTATCAGGAATGGCTTACCGGATGGTTCGATGCCGACGTGGCGAAACTTCGCGCCCTCTATTCACTCCTCTCGCCTGCCAGGTTCGAGGGAGCTTGA
- a CDS encoding YggS family pyridoxal phosphate-dependent enzyme: MENVAENLEQVRTQIAAAAKKAGRAMEDIELVAISKTHEAEKVRAAFDAGQQLFGESRVQEARAKIPLLPSAARWHFVGRLQRNKIRHALPLFELFHSVDSIELARDMNRIGDEEGLQPRVLLEVNVAGEGSKIGFAPEKLRAEMESILALPRLTVEGLMTIPPLAPEAEQSRRHFAALRDLREQFETQFSLKVPHLSMGMSGDFLVAIEEGATLVRVGTAIFGQRTPMRQRSQAAFDSGD, translated from the coding sequence GTGGAGAACGTCGCCGAAAACCTCGAGCAGGTCCGGACGCAGATCGCCGCAGCTGCGAAGAAGGCCGGCCGTGCCATGGAGGATATCGAGCTGGTCGCGATTTCGAAGACCCACGAAGCTGAAAAGGTTCGGGCTGCGTTTGATGCTGGCCAGCAATTGTTTGGCGAAAGCCGCGTCCAGGAAGCGCGAGCCAAGATTCCACTGTTGCCTTCGGCGGCGCGCTGGCATTTTGTCGGCCGATTGCAGCGAAACAAGATTCGGCACGCGCTGCCGCTCTTCGAGCTTTTTCACAGCGTCGATTCCATCGAGCTGGCGCGAGACATGAACCGTATCGGGGACGAGGAAGGATTGCAGCCGCGTGTTTTACTGGAAGTGAACGTGGCGGGCGAGGGGAGCAAGATCGGGTTCGCCCCGGAAAAGTTGCGCGCCGAAATGGAATCAATCCTCGCGTTGCCACGGCTGACCGTCGAAGGATTGATGACAATTCCGCCGCTCGCTCCCGAAGCGGAACAATCGCGTCGGCATTTCGCGGCCTTGCGCGATTTGCGCGAGCAATTCGAAACGCAATTCAGCCTTAAGGTGCCGCACCTTTCCATGGGAATGAGCGGCGATTTCCTGGTGGCAATCGAGGAAGGCGCCACCCTGGTGCGGGTCGGCACCGCGATCTTCGGTCAGCGAACGCCGATGCGGCAACGCTCGCAGGCGGCGTTCGATTCGGGCGATTGA
- a CDS encoding type I phosphomannose isomerase catalytic subunit → MPKVDLTQPLVFEPLFMERVWGGRRLESVYGKRLPSAALIGESWEIVDRPEVQSVVHEGPLRGRTLHQLWSKHRETIFGQVPDTPRFPILAKLLDAQENLSLQVHPPPHLAKELGGEAKSELWYVADAAPKARLYAGLKKGCTRAGFAAALERGKVEEQLHSIDIVAGDAIWLPSGRLHALGGGSLLVEIQENSDTTYRVYDWNRMKKGRERRKMHLDEAMRCIDFADYEPGLLRPEGESLIRHATFEVEKWLLGAEREIAERGSVAIGVCLTGELSCAGRDLKPGQFFLVPAQLKDRLLRPKGENVSLLRVTIPR, encoded by the coding sequence ATGCCTAAAGTCGACCTGACTCAGCCACTCGTCTTCGAACCGCTTTTCATGGAGCGCGTTTGGGGCGGACGCCGGCTGGAATCGGTTTACGGGAAGCGATTACCGTCCGCGGCGCTCATCGGCGAATCGTGGGAGATCGTCGACCGGCCCGAGGTGCAAAGCGTCGTGCACGAAGGCCCGCTGCGCGGCCGGACGCTCCATCAACTCTGGAGCAAACATCGGGAAACGATTTTTGGGCAGGTTCCCGACACACCACGTTTTCCGATCCTGGCGAAATTGCTCGATGCGCAGGAGAACCTTTCACTGCAGGTGCATCCCCCGCCCCACCTGGCGAAAGAACTCGGTGGAGAAGCGAAATCAGAACTGTGGTATGTCGCCGATGCCGCTCCAAAAGCGCGGCTTTATGCGGGTTTGAAGAAAGGCTGCACCCGAGCCGGTTTCGCCGCCGCGCTCGAACGAGGCAAAGTCGAGGAGCAGCTGCATTCGATCGACATCGTGGCCGGCGACGCCATTTGGCTGCCGAGCGGCCGACTGCATGCGCTCGGAGGCGGAAGCCTGTTGGTGGAGATCCAGGAAAACAGCGACACCACCTATCGCGTTTACGATTGGAACCGGATGAAGAAAGGGCGCGAGCGCCGGAAAATGCATCTCGACGAGGCGATGCGGTGCATTGATTTCGCCGATTACGAGCCGGGTCTGCTACGGCCGGAAGGCGAGTCACTCATCCGGCATGCGACCTTCGAGGTGGAGAAGTGGCTTCTGGGAGCGGAGCGCGAAATCGCGGAGCGTGGCAGCGTTGCGATCGGGGTGTGCCTGACGGGCGAATTGTCCTGCGCGGGACGCGACCTAAAGCCGGGGCAATTTTTTCTTGTTCCGGCGCAGCTAAAGGATCGTTTGCTCAGGCCGAAAGGCGAAAATGTCTCCTTGCTGCGGGTGACGATCCCACGTTGA